One segment of Opisthocomus hoazin isolate bOpiHoa1 chromosome 22, bOpiHoa1.hap1, whole genome shotgun sequence DNA contains the following:
- the PRR7 gene encoding proline-rich protein 7 isoform X3 — protein sequence MLCAVATLAPSYLRRRVKRQQEERLREQSLRALELEPLHYEGYGGSPPGIAIPHRLRLEPHHHHHPHHIPPPRPWSCRHAGGPGGDLGLAESDLSKPPCYEEALLMAEPPPPYSEVLMDTRGLYRKINAPFLSHERLEKQEQPPSYKPLFLDAGYGSALHLPRSASPGPACPDLYLQAECSPRVFPSWTDSELSSRDTYEPGPWHLPVSMPLFGRTTAV from the exons ATGCTCTGCGCTGTGGCAACCCTGGCACCCAG ctacCTGCGGCGGCGGGTGAAGCGGCAGCAGGAGGAGCGGCTGCGGGAGCAGAGCCTGCGCGCGCTGGAGCTGGAGCCGCTGCACTACGAGGGTTACgggggcagcccccccggcaTCGCCATTCCCCACCGCCTCCGCCTCGAGCCCCACCACCATCATCACCCCCACCACATCCCACCCCCCCGGCCCTGGAGCTGCCGGCACG cggggggtccggggggggatCTTGGCCTTGCAGAATCGGACCTGTCGAAGCCGCCGTGCTATGAAGAGGCGCTGCTGATGGCGGAGCCCCCCCCGCCGTACAGCGAGGTGCTGATGGACACGCGGGGGCTCTACCGCAAAATCAACGCCCCGTTCCTCAGCCACGAGCGGCTGGAGAAGCAGGAGCAGCCCCCCAGCTACAAACCCCTTTTTCTGGACGCCGGCTACGGTTCGGCGCTTCACCTgccccgctcggccagcccggggCCCGCCTGCCCGGACCTCTACCTGCAGGCAGAGTGCTCCCCCCGCGTCTTCCCCAGCTGGACGGACTCGGAGCTCAGCAGCAGGGACACCTACGAGCCGGGACCCTGGCACCTCCCGGTTTCCATGCCCCTCTTCGGCAGGACTACCGCTGTCTAA
- the PRR7 gene encoding proline-rich protein 7 isoform X2 — translation MVMSQGTYTFLTCFAGFWLIWGLIVLLCCFCSYLRRRVKRQQEERLREQSLRALELEPLHYEGYGGSPPGIAIPHRLRLEPHHHHHPHHIPPPRPWSCRHESDLSKPPCYEEALLMAEPPPPYSEVLMDTRGLYRKINAPFLSHERLEKQEQPPSYKPLFLDAGYGSALHLPRSASPGPACPDLYLQAECSPRVFPSWTDSELSSRDTYEPGPWHLPVSMPLFGRTTAV, via the exons ATGGTGATGTCCCAGGGCACCTACACCTTCCTCACCTGCTTCGCGGGCTTCTGGCTCATCTGGGGGCTCatcgtgctgctgtgctgcttctgcagctacCTGCGGCGGCGGGTGAAGCGGCAGCAGGAGGAGCGGCTGCGGGAGCAGAGCCTGCGCGCGCTGGAGCTGGAGCCGCTGCACTACGAGGGTTACgggggcagcccccccggcaTCGCCATTCCCCACCGCCTCCGCCTCGAGCCCCACCACCATCATCACCCCCACCACATCCCACCCCCCCGGCCCTGGAGCTGCCGGCACG AATCGGACCTGTCGAAGCCGCCGTGCTATGAAGAGGCGCTGCTGATGGCGGAGCCCCCCCCGCCGTACAGCGAGGTGCTGATGGACACGCGGGGGCTCTACCGCAAAATCAACGCCCCGTTCCTCAGCCACGAGCGGCTGGAGAAGCAGGAGCAGCCCCCCAGCTACAAACCCCTTTTTCTGGACGCCGGCTACGGTTCGGCGCTTCACCTgccccgctcggccagcccggggCCCGCCTGCCCGGACCTCTACCTGCAGGCAGAGTGCTCCCCCCGCGTCTTCCCCAGCTGGACGGACTCGGAGCTCAGCAGCAGGGACACCTACGAGCCGGGACCCTGGCACCTCCCGGTTTCCATGCCCCTCTTCGGCAGGACTACCGCTGTCTAA
- the DBN1 gene encoding drebrin isoform X2, whose protein sequence is MAGVGFSAHRLELLASYQDVIGEDSPTDWALYTYEDGSDDLKLAASGGGGLLELSGHFEIQKVMYGFCSVKDPQAVLPKYVLVNWVGEDVPDARKCACASHVAKIAEFFQGVDVIVNASSVEDIDPGAIGQRLSNGLARVSSPVLHRLRLREDENAEPVGTAYQKTDATVEMKRLNREQFWEQAKKEEELRKEEERKKALDARLRFEQERMEQERLEQEQRERRYREREEQIEEHRRKQQSMEAEEARQRLKEQSIFGEQPEEDDRQQLRKSESEVEEAAAIIAQRPDNPRDFFKQQERVASGSSDAVSPSSHRTGSQSDAYRKASAAGCSPCESSPAATPLGEPGARASGNETPATPKESPSPSTQEAGPATPEQHWPFPGPEDKATDTPGDEPSPRPAWTVGGDALGDLVTLEPAELCPTPAAAEPQPGVTPNPESLIDLWQSDGETPTPAWPLPATPVPEGPPAALPDEGALLSLDELPEPPATFCDAEEEAAGGGDPQPQGLGCQRAPQEDAPGRETPPITNGEMALKDGTPGRGEQASEGYFSQSQEEEVPPQEEPSAKAPQPIFYNKPPEIDITCWDTDPLPEEEESFGGAL, encoded by the exons ATGGCTGGCGTCGGCTTCTCGGCGCACCGCCTGGAGCTGCTCGCCTCCTACCAGGACGTGATCGGCGAGGACAGCCCCACCGACTG GGCCCTCTACACGTACGAGGATGGCTCCGATGACCTGAAGCTGGCGGCATCGGGAG GCGGCGGTTTGCTGGAGCTCTCCGGCCACTTTGAGATCCAGAAGGTGATGTACGGCTTCTGCAGCGTCAAGGACCCCCAGGCCGTGCTCCCCAAATATGTCCTCGTCAACTGG GTGGGCGAGGACGTGCCGGATGCCCGCAAGTGTGCCTGTGCCAGCCACGTGGCCAAGATCGCCGAGTTCTTCCAG GGCGTGGACGTCATCGTCAACGCCAGCAGCGTGGAGGACATCGACCCGGGGGCCATCGGGCAGCGGCTCTCCAACGGGCTGGCCCGCGTCTCCAGCCCGGTGCTTCACCGCCTGCGGCTGCGGGAGGACGAGAACGCCGAGCCCGTG GGCACCGCTTACCAGAAAACCGATGCCACCGTCGAGATGAAGCGGCTCAACCGGGAGCAGTTCTGGGAACAAGCCAAG AAAGAGGAGGAATTGCGTAAGGAGGAGGAGCGGAAAAAGGCCCTGGATGCCCGGCTGCGGTTCGAGCAGGAGCGCATGGAGCAGGAgcggctggagcaggagcagcgggAGCGGCGCTACCGGGAGCGGGAGGAGCAGATCGAGGAGCACAG GCGGaagcagcagagcatggaggCGGAGGAGGCCCGGCAGCGCCTGAAGGAGCAGTCCATCTTC GGAGAGCAGCCGGAGGAGGATGACAGGCAGCAGCTCAGAAAATCGGAGTCAGAGGTGGAG GAGGCTGCTGCCATCATCGCCCAGCGGCCCGACAACCCCCGGGATTTCTTCAAGCAGCAGGAGCGGGTGGCATCGGGCAGCAGTGATGCCGTCTCGCCCAGCAGCCACAGGacag GCAGCCAGTCGGACGCGTACCGCAAGGCCTCGGCAGCGGGCTGCAGCCCCTGCGAGTCCAGCCCGGCCGCCACGCCGCTGGGCGAGCCGGGCGCCCGCGCCTCGGGCAACGAGACGCCAGCAACGCCCAAAG agtcccccagccccagcacccaggagGCTGGGCCAGCCACccccgaacagcactggccctTCCCGGGGCCCGAGGACAAGGCCACCGACACCCCTGGGGACGAGCCCAGCCCCAGGCCAGCGTGGACAGTGGGGGGTGACGCCCTGGGGGACCTGGTGACGCTGGAGCCCGCCGAGCTCTGCCCAACGCCTGCAGCCGCCGAGCCCCAGCCTGGGGTGACCCCCAACCCCGAGAGCCTCATTGACCTGTGGCAGAGCGACGGGGAGACCCCCACCCCCGCCTGGCCCCTGCCCGCCACCCCCGTCCCCGAAGGccccccggccgcgctgcccgaCGAGGGGGCCCTGCTGAGCCTGGATGAGCTGCCCGAGCCCCCCGCCACCTTCTGTGATGCGGAGGAGGAGGCTGCCGGCgggggggacccccagccccaggggctcGGCTGCCAGCGTGCCCCCCAGGAGGACGCCCCAGGCCGAGAGACCCCCCCCATCACCAACGGGGAGATGGCCCTCAAAGACGGGACGCCGGGGCGTGGGGAGCAG gccAGCGAGGGCTACTTCAGCCAgtcccaggaggaggaggtgcccCCCCAAGAGGAGCCGTCTGCCAAAGCCCCCCAGCCCATCTTCTACAACAAGCCCCCAG AGATCGACATCACATGCTGGGACACGGACCCCCtgcccgaggaggaggagagcttcGGGGGGGCCCTGTGA
- the DBN1 gene encoding drebrin isoform X3, giving the protein MAGVGFSAHRLELLASYQDVIGEDSPTDWALYTYEDGSDDLKLAASGGGGLLELSGHFEIQKVMYGFCSVKDPQAVLPKYVLVNWVGEDVPDARKCACASHVAKIAEFFQGVDVIVNASSVEDIDPGAIGQRLSNGLARVSSPVLHRLRLREDENAEPVGTAYQKTDATVEMKRLNREQFWEQAKKEEELRKEEERKKALDARLRFEQERMEQERLEQEQRERRYREREEQIEEHRRKQQSMEAEEARQRLKEQSIFGEQPEEDDRQQLRKSESEVEEAAAIIAQRPDNPRDFFKQQERVASGSSDAVSPSSHRTESPSPSTQEAGPATPEQHWPFPGPEDKATDTPGDEPSPRPAWTVGGDALGDLVTLEPAELCPTPAAAEPQPGVTPNPESLIDLWQSDGETPTPAWPLPATPVPEGPPAALPDEGALLSLDELPEPPATFCDAEEEAAGGGDPQPQGLGCQRAPQEDAPGRETPPITNGEMALKDGTPGRGEQASEGYFSQSQEEEVPPQEEPSAKAPQPIFYNKPPEIDITCWDTDPLPEEEESFGGAL; this is encoded by the exons ATGGCTGGCGTCGGCTTCTCGGCGCACCGCCTGGAGCTGCTCGCCTCCTACCAGGACGTGATCGGCGAGGACAGCCCCACCGACTG GGCCCTCTACACGTACGAGGATGGCTCCGATGACCTGAAGCTGGCGGCATCGGGAG GCGGCGGTTTGCTGGAGCTCTCCGGCCACTTTGAGATCCAGAAGGTGATGTACGGCTTCTGCAGCGTCAAGGACCCCCAGGCCGTGCTCCCCAAATATGTCCTCGTCAACTGG GTGGGCGAGGACGTGCCGGATGCCCGCAAGTGTGCCTGTGCCAGCCACGTGGCCAAGATCGCCGAGTTCTTCCAG GGCGTGGACGTCATCGTCAACGCCAGCAGCGTGGAGGACATCGACCCGGGGGCCATCGGGCAGCGGCTCTCCAACGGGCTGGCCCGCGTCTCCAGCCCGGTGCTTCACCGCCTGCGGCTGCGGGAGGACGAGAACGCCGAGCCCGTG GGCACCGCTTACCAGAAAACCGATGCCACCGTCGAGATGAAGCGGCTCAACCGGGAGCAGTTCTGGGAACAAGCCAAG AAAGAGGAGGAATTGCGTAAGGAGGAGGAGCGGAAAAAGGCCCTGGATGCCCGGCTGCGGTTCGAGCAGGAGCGCATGGAGCAGGAgcggctggagcaggagcagcgggAGCGGCGCTACCGGGAGCGGGAGGAGCAGATCGAGGAGCACAG GCGGaagcagcagagcatggaggCGGAGGAGGCCCGGCAGCGCCTGAAGGAGCAGTCCATCTTC GGAGAGCAGCCGGAGGAGGATGACAGGCAGCAGCTCAGAAAATCGGAGTCAGAGGTGGAG GAGGCTGCTGCCATCATCGCCCAGCGGCCCGACAACCCCCGGGATTTCTTCAAGCAGCAGGAGCGGGTGGCATCGGGCAGCAGTGATGCCGTCTCGCCCAGCAGCCACAGGacag agtcccccagccccagcacccaggagGCTGGGCCAGCCACccccgaacagcactggccctTCCCGGGGCCCGAGGACAAGGCCACCGACACCCCTGGGGACGAGCCCAGCCCCAGGCCAGCGTGGACAGTGGGGGGTGACGCCCTGGGGGACCTGGTGACGCTGGAGCCCGCCGAGCTCTGCCCAACGCCTGCAGCCGCCGAGCCCCAGCCTGGGGTGACCCCCAACCCCGAGAGCCTCATTGACCTGTGGCAGAGCGACGGGGAGACCCCCACCCCCGCCTGGCCCCTGCCCGCCACCCCCGTCCCCGAAGGccccccggccgcgctgcccgaCGAGGGGGCCCTGCTGAGCCTGGATGAGCTGCCCGAGCCCCCCGCCACCTTCTGTGATGCGGAGGAGGAGGCTGCCGGCgggggggacccccagccccaggggctcGGCTGCCAGCGTGCCCCCCAGGAGGACGCCCCAGGCCGAGAGACCCCCCCCATCACCAACGGGGAGATGGCCCTCAAAGACGGGACGCCGGGGCGTGGGGAGCAG gccAGCGAGGGCTACTTCAGCCAgtcccaggaggaggaggtgcccCCCCAAGAGGAGCCGTCTGCCAAAGCCCCCCAGCCCATCTTCTACAACAAGCCCCCAG AGATCGACATCACATGCTGGGACACGGACCCCCtgcccgaggaggaggagagcttcGGGGGGGCCCTGTGA
- the DBN1 gene encoding drebrin isoform X1: protein MAGVGFSAHRLELLASYQDVIGEDSPTDWALYTYEDGSDDLKLAASGGGGLLELSGHFEIQKVMYGFCSVKDPQAVLPKYVLVNWVGEDVPDARKCACASHVAKIAEFFQGVDVIVNASSVEDIDPGAIGQRLSNGLARVSSPVLHRLRLREDENAEPVGTAYQKTDATVEMKRLNREQFWEQAKKEEELRKEEERKKALDARLRFEQERMEQERLEQEQRERRYREREEQIEEHRRKQQSMEAEEARQRLKEQSIFGEQPEEDDRQQLRKSESEVEEAAAIIAQRPDNPRDFFKQQERVASGSSDAVSPSSHRTGRLHCPFIKTADSGPPSSSSSSSSPPRTPYPYITCHRTPNLSSFFPCSQSDAYRKASAAGCSPCESSPAATPLGEPGARASGNETPATPKESPSPSTQEAGPATPEQHWPFPGPEDKATDTPGDEPSPRPAWTVGGDALGDLVTLEPAELCPTPAAAEPQPGVTPNPESLIDLWQSDGETPTPAWPLPATPVPEGPPAALPDEGALLSLDELPEPPATFCDAEEEAAGGGDPQPQGLGCQRAPQEDAPGRETPPITNGEMALKDGTPGRGEQASEGYFSQSQEEEVPPQEEPSAKAPQPIFYNKPPEIDITCWDTDPLPEEEESFGGAL from the exons ATGGCTGGCGTCGGCTTCTCGGCGCACCGCCTGGAGCTGCTCGCCTCCTACCAGGACGTGATCGGCGAGGACAGCCCCACCGACTG GGCCCTCTACACGTACGAGGATGGCTCCGATGACCTGAAGCTGGCGGCATCGGGAG GCGGCGGTTTGCTGGAGCTCTCCGGCCACTTTGAGATCCAGAAGGTGATGTACGGCTTCTGCAGCGTCAAGGACCCCCAGGCCGTGCTCCCCAAATATGTCCTCGTCAACTGG GTGGGCGAGGACGTGCCGGATGCCCGCAAGTGTGCCTGTGCCAGCCACGTGGCCAAGATCGCCGAGTTCTTCCAG GGCGTGGACGTCATCGTCAACGCCAGCAGCGTGGAGGACATCGACCCGGGGGCCATCGGGCAGCGGCTCTCCAACGGGCTGGCCCGCGTCTCCAGCCCGGTGCTTCACCGCCTGCGGCTGCGGGAGGACGAGAACGCCGAGCCCGTG GGCACCGCTTACCAGAAAACCGATGCCACCGTCGAGATGAAGCGGCTCAACCGGGAGCAGTTCTGGGAACAAGCCAAG AAAGAGGAGGAATTGCGTAAGGAGGAGGAGCGGAAAAAGGCCCTGGATGCCCGGCTGCGGTTCGAGCAGGAGCGCATGGAGCAGGAgcggctggagcaggagcagcgggAGCGGCGCTACCGGGAGCGGGAGGAGCAGATCGAGGAGCACAG GCGGaagcagcagagcatggaggCGGAGGAGGCCCGGCAGCGCCTGAAGGAGCAGTCCATCTTC GGAGAGCAGCCGGAGGAGGATGACAGGCAGCAGCTCAGAAAATCGGAGTCAGAGGTGGAG GAGGCTGCTGCCATCATCGCCCAGCGGCCCGACAACCCCCGGGATTTCTTCAAGCAGCAGGAGCGGGTGGCATCGGGCAGCAGTGATGCCGTCTCGCCCAGCAGCCACAGGacag GTCGTCTGCACTGTCCTTTCATAAAGACAGCTGACAGTGGGCcgccttcttcctcctcttcctcctcctcccccccgcggACCCCCTACCCCTATATCACCTGCCACCGCACCCCaaatctctcctctttcttcccat GCAGCCAGTCGGACGCGTACCGCAAGGCCTCGGCAGCGGGCTGCAGCCCCTGCGAGTCCAGCCCGGCCGCCACGCCGCTGGGCGAGCCGGGCGCCCGCGCCTCGGGCAACGAGACGCCAGCAACGCCCAAAG agtcccccagccccagcacccaggagGCTGGGCCAGCCACccccgaacagcactggccctTCCCGGGGCCCGAGGACAAGGCCACCGACACCCCTGGGGACGAGCCCAGCCCCAGGCCAGCGTGGACAGTGGGGGGTGACGCCCTGGGGGACCTGGTGACGCTGGAGCCCGCCGAGCTCTGCCCAACGCCTGCAGCCGCCGAGCCCCAGCCTGGGGTGACCCCCAACCCCGAGAGCCTCATTGACCTGTGGCAGAGCGACGGGGAGACCCCCACCCCCGCCTGGCCCCTGCCCGCCACCCCCGTCCCCGAAGGccccccggccgcgctgcccgaCGAGGGGGCCCTGCTGAGCCTGGATGAGCTGCCCGAGCCCCCCGCCACCTTCTGTGATGCGGAGGAGGAGGCTGCCGGCgggggggacccccagccccaggggctcGGCTGCCAGCGTGCCCCCCAGGAGGACGCCCCAGGCCGAGAGACCCCCCCCATCACCAACGGGGAGATGGCCCTCAAAGACGGGACGCCGGGGCGTGGGGAGCAG gccAGCGAGGGCTACTTCAGCCAgtcccaggaggaggaggtgcccCCCCAAGAGGAGCCGTCTGCCAAAGCCCCCCAGCCCATCTTCTACAACAAGCCCCCAG AGATCGACATCACATGCTGGGACACGGACCCCCtgcccgaggaggaggagagcttcGGGGGGGCCCTGTGA
- the PRR7 gene encoding proline-rich protein 7 isoform X1, with protein sequence MVMSQGTYTFLTCFAGFWLIWGLIVLLCCFCSYLRRRVKRQQEERLREQSLRALELEPLHYEGYGGSPPGIAIPHRLRLEPHHHHHPHHIPPPRPWSCRHAGGPGGDLGLAESDLSKPPCYEEALLMAEPPPPYSEVLMDTRGLYRKINAPFLSHERLEKQEQPPSYKPLFLDAGYGSALHLPRSASPGPACPDLYLQAECSPRVFPSWTDSELSSRDTYEPGPWHLPVSMPLFGRTTAV encoded by the exons ATGGTGATGTCCCAGGGCACCTACACCTTCCTCACCTGCTTCGCGGGCTTCTGGCTCATCTGGGGGCTCatcgtgctgctgtgctgcttctgcagctacCTGCGGCGGCGGGTGAAGCGGCAGCAGGAGGAGCGGCTGCGGGAGCAGAGCCTGCGCGCGCTGGAGCTGGAGCCGCTGCACTACGAGGGTTACgggggcagcccccccggcaTCGCCATTCCCCACCGCCTCCGCCTCGAGCCCCACCACCATCATCACCCCCACCACATCCCACCCCCCCGGCCCTGGAGCTGCCGGCACG cggggggtccggggggggatCTTGGCCTTGCAGAATCGGACCTGTCGAAGCCGCCGTGCTATGAAGAGGCGCTGCTGATGGCGGAGCCCCCCCCGCCGTACAGCGAGGTGCTGATGGACACGCGGGGGCTCTACCGCAAAATCAACGCCCCGTTCCTCAGCCACGAGCGGCTGGAGAAGCAGGAGCAGCCCCCCAGCTACAAACCCCTTTTTCTGGACGCCGGCTACGGTTCGGCGCTTCACCTgccccgctcggccagcccggggCCCGCCTGCCCGGACCTCTACCTGCAGGCAGAGTGCTCCCCCCGCGTCTTCCCCAGCTGGACGGACTCGGAGCTCAGCAGCAGGGACACCTACGAGCCGGGACCCTGGCACCTCCCGGTTTCCATGCCCCTCTTCGGCAGGACTACCGCTGTCTAA